A part of Parvimonas micra genomic DNA contains:
- a CDS encoding glutamine synthetase III, which yields MSRIEDFGKFTFDKSAMKRKLPYPIYLKWKNAIRKEELLDKDSADIIAHAMKEWAIEKGATHYCHWFQPLNGNTAKKHESFISKSNENLPIVRFSGEELLKSEPDASSFPNGGMRSTFEARGYTYWDCTANAFIMDNILYIPSIFVSFDGISLDKKAPLLKSMDFLSKQATALYNLFSDEKIFRVRIKVGLEQEFFLIDRKFYEQRVDLINTGRTLIGEMPPKDQELLQHYFGSIPKRVMNYYNSINKKLEDLGINSKTEHNEVAPGQFEVAILYDTVNVSVDNNQIVMEVLRKTAYEHDLVCLLHEKPFKNVNGSGKHNNWSLVTNYGKNLLKLPKKDNEIDRLIFAIFMVSTVSAVNKYSSLLRVSSSSVRNDLRLGGDEAPPSIVSVYLGNEIENILDDILDLEVKNSIKLNDFNISNLEFAPRDTDDRNRTSPFAYTDGKFEFRMLGSMQSAADCNIILNTIVASELKNILQRVENINDKSERIVACKNILKEIFIESERILFSGDNYSKEWIEEAERRGLKNNRTYLEALLCAKESKEYEVLLKNDILNDLELSAVYDVCIEDIKNTYMLEMKTLVNMINKDVIPSCIKELNFEMILNDKIKNAKLNERVNKLNNLLEGLFVKLEEFKEFEKTIRSKKGIEEVISLHKFVPRKIEEIRKISDEIESNVSRENWNIPTYEEMFRVLN from the coding sequence ATGAGCAGAATTGAAGACTTTGGAAAATTTACTTTTGACAAAAGTGCAATGAAAAGAAAACTGCCGTATCCGATATATTTAAAGTGGAAAAATGCAATTAGAAAAGAAGAATTGTTGGATAAAGACAGTGCTGATATAATTGCACATGCAATGAAGGAGTGGGCAATTGAAAAGGGTGCGACGCATTATTGTCATTGGTTTCAACCTTTGAATGGTAATACCGCAAAAAAACATGAGAGTTTTATAAGTAAATCAAATGAAAATTTACCTATAGTTAGATTTTCTGGAGAAGAACTTTTAAAGAGTGAACCTGATGCTTCATCTTTTCCAAATGGAGGAATGAGATCAACATTTGAGGCGAGAGGTTATACATATTGGGATTGTACCGCAAATGCTTTTATAATGGATAATATTTTATATATTCCTTCGATTTTTGTTTCTTTTGATGGAATAAGTTTGGATAAAAAAGCCCCGCTTTTAAAAAGTATGGACTTTTTATCAAAACAAGCTACAGCTTTATATAATTTATTTTCAGATGAAAAGATTTTTAGAGTTAGAATTAAGGTTGGTTTAGAACAGGAATTTTTCTTAATTGATAGAAAATTTTATGAACAGAGAGTTGATCTTATAAATACGGGAAGAACATTAATTGGTGAAATGCCTCCAAAAGATCAAGAGTTATTACAGCATTATTTTGGTTCAATTCCTAAAAGAGTTATGAATTACTATAATAGTATAAATAAAAAATTAGAGGATTTAGGTATTAATTCTAAAACCGAACATAATGAAGTAGCTCCCGGACAGTTTGAAGTTGCAATTTTATATGATACAGTAAATGTTTCTGTTGATAATAATCAAATTGTTATGGAAGTTTTAAGAAAAACAGCTTATGAGCATGATCTTGTCTGTTTATTACATGAAAAGCCATTTAAAAATGTAAATGGAAGTGGAAAACATAATAATTGGTCTTTGGTTACGAATTATGGGAAAAATTTGTTAAAATTACCAAAAAAGGATAATGAAATCGATAGGTTAATTTTTGCAATTTTTATGGTTTCTACCGTTTCTGCTGTAAATAAATATTCTTCACTGCTTAGAGTTTCATCTTCCAGTGTTAGAAATGACTTAAGGCTTGGTGGAGATGAAGCTCCACCTTCAATAGTATCTGTATATTTAGGAAATGAGATAGAAAATATTTTAGATGATATTTTAGACTTGGAAGTTAAAAATTCTATTAAATTAAATGATTTTAATATTAGTAATTTGGAATTTGCACCAAGAGATACTGATGATAGAAATAGAACATCACCTTTTGCTTATACTGATGGAAAATTTGAGTTTAGAATGTTAGGTTCAATGCAAAGTGCAGCAGATTGTAACATAATTTTAAATACAATAGTTGCCTCAGAGCTTAAAAATATTTTACAAAGAGTTGAAAATATTAATGATAAGTCTGAAAGAATTGTGGCTTGCAAAAATATTCTAAAAGAAATCTTTATTGAAAGTGAAAGAATTTTATTTTCTGGCGATAATTACTCAAAAGAATGGATTGAAGAGGCAGAAAGAAGAGGACTTAAAAATAATAGAACATATTTAGAAGCTTTGTTATGTGCTAAAGAAAGTAAGGAATATGAAGTTCTTTTGAAAAATGATATTTTAAACGATTTAGAATTGAGTGCCGTTTATGATGTTTGTATTGAAGACATCAAAAATACCTATATGTTAGAGATGAAAACATTGGTTAATATGATTAATAAAGATGTTATCCCATCTTGTATAAAAGAACTTAATTTTGAAATGATTTTAAATGATAAAATAAAAAATGCAAAGCTTAATGAAAGAGTAAATAAACTCAATAATTTACTTGAAGGATTATTTGTAAAACTTGAAGAATTTAAAGAGTTTGAAAAAACAATTAGAAGTAAAAAAGGAATTGAAGAAGTAATTAGTTTACATAAATTCGTTCCTAGAAAAATAGAAGAAATTAGGAAAATAAGTGATGAAATTGAATCAAATGTTTCAAGAGAAAATTGGAATATACCAACTTATGAAGAAATGTTTAGAGTATTAAATTAG
- a CDS encoding type III pantothenate kinase produces the protein MLLVIDVGNTNIVLGVYQGYSLICDFRLNTIKNKTSDEYAMSITEILHANDIKKSEIDDVVVASVVPDVMHSIENAIKKYFNLKPIIIDDNCDLGIKINHDNPKTIGADRIVNSVAGIKKYGVPLIIIDIGTAITFDVVDENSIYQGGAIIPGIGISSEALFLKTAKLPRVELYKPERIVAKNTMDNIRVGMVIGYIGLIEKLIDEVVKEMNFDVSKLKVVATGGYSSLITKDIDKINIIDKKLTLDGMLEIYKMKKGL, from the coding sequence ATGTTATTAGTTATAGATGTTGGAAATACAAATATTGTTTTGGGAGTTTATCAAGGATATTCATTAATTTGTGATTTTAGGCTCAACACGATAAAAAATAAAACAAGTGATGAGTATGCTATGTCCATTACAGAGATATTACATGCTAACGATATTAAAAAATCTGAAATTGACGATGTTGTTGTAGCATCAGTTGTTCCTGATGTTATGCATTCAATTGAAAATGCTATAAAAAAATATTTTAATTTAAAACCAATAATTATTGATGATAATTGTGATTTGGGAATAAAAATAAATCACGATAATCCTAAAACAATTGGAGCAGATAGAATAGTAAATTCAGTTGCAGGAATTAAAAAATATGGGGTTCCTTTGATAATTATAGATATTGGGACAGCTATTACTTTTGATGTAGTTGATGAAAATTCAATTTATCAAGGTGGAGCTATCATTCCAGGTATTGGAATTTCATCAGAAGCATTATTTTTAAAAACTGCAAAACTTCCAAGAGTAGAACTTTATAAGCCTGAAAGAATTGTAGCTAAAAATACAATGGATAATATTAGAGTTGGTATGGTTATTGGATATATTGGACTTATTGAAAAGTTGATTGATGAAGTTGTAAAAGAGATGAATTTTGATGTTTCTAAGTTAAAAGTTGTTGCAACAGGTGGATATTCCAGCTTAATTACTAAAGATATAGATAAGATTAATATTATAGATAAGAAACTTACTCTTGATGGAATGCTTGAAATCTATAAGATGAAAAAGGGGTTATAA
- a CDS encoding CTP synthase: protein MSKFIFITGGVVSGIGKGICGASLGRLLKDRGFSVFMQKFDPYINVDPGTMSPYQHGEVFVTKDGAETDLDLGHYERFIDEELTQRSNVTTGRIYSEVIQKERRGDYNGATVQVIPHITDRIKGYVYKAAEESKADIIITEIGGTVGDIESLPFIEAIRQIHAENKKEDVLFIHTTLVPTIPGSDELKTKPTQHSFKELMSQGIKTNIIVVRSPEKISDEIKNKISLFCDVPKSAIVQSENVDFIYEVPVRLHEQGLDDYVLHKLCLEGNPIIKNNWKEMIDSYKNVKTELEIGLVGKYVQLHDAYLSVSQALIDAGYKNAHKINIHWINSEEVTEENAKEVFKGLDGIIVPGGFGGRGIEGMIATSKYARENNIPYFGICLGMQIAIIDIARNVANLEGADSTEKDDTTKYPVIDLMENQFDVENIGGTLRLGNYDCKLLKNTKARELYNSEIIQERHRHRYEFNNKYREELEKAGVIFSGINPELDLVEIIEYTGSDYFVACQFHPEFKSRPNKVHPLFDGFIKASIKNKNE from the coding sequence ATGAGTAAATTTATTTTTATTACCGGAGGAGTAGTTTCAGGGATTGGTAAAGGAATCTGTGGGGCAAGTTTGGGAAGACTTTTAAAGGACAGAGGTTTTAGTGTTTTTATGCAAAAATTTGATCCTTATATTAATGTTGACCCGGGTACTATGAGTCCTTATCAACATGGAGAGGTTTTTGTAACAAAAGATGGAGCTGAAACAGATTTGGATTTAGGACATTATGAAAGATTTATTGATGAAGAGCTTACTCAAAGAAGTAATGTTACTACTGGAAGAATTTATAGTGAAGTAATTCAAAAGGAACGTAGAGGAGATTATAACGGGGCAACTGTTCAAGTTATTCCACATATTACTGATAGAATAAAGGGATATGTTTATAAGGCTGCTGAGGAAAGTAAAGCTGATATAATAATAACTGAAATTGGTGGTACAGTCGGAGATATTGAATCATTACCTTTCATTGAAGCAATTAGACAAATTCATGCGGAAAATAAAAAAGAAGATGTTTTATTTATTCATACTACTTTGGTACCTACTATACCGGGATCAGATGAATTAAAAACTAAGCCAACTCAACATTCTTTTAAGGAGCTTATGAGTCAAGGAATTAAGACAAATATAATAGTTGTTAGAAGTCCTGAAAAAATTTCTGATGAAATAAAAAATAAAATCAGTCTTTTTTGTGATGTTCCAAAGAGTGCAATTGTTCAATCTGAAAATGTTGATTTTATTTATGAAGTTCCTGTTAGATTACATGAACAAGGTTTAGATGATTATGTTTTGCATAAACTTTGCCTTGAAGGAAATCCAATAATAAAGAATAATTGGAAAGAAATGATTGATTCTTATAAAAATGTAAAAACTGAATTAGAAATTGGACTTGTTGGCAAATATGTTCAACTTCATGATGCTTATCTTTCAGTCTCTCAAGCGTTAATAGATGCAGGATATAAAAATGCTCATAAGATTAATATTCATTGGATAAATTCTGAAGAAGTTACTGAAGAAAATGCCAAAGAAGTATTTAAAGGGCTTGATGGAATTATTGTTCCAGGTGGATTTGGAGGAAGAGGTATTGAAGGAATGATTGCAACAAGTAAATATGCAAGAGAAAATAATATTCCTTATTTTGGTATTTGTCTTGGAATGCAAATAGCTATTATAGATATAGCTAGAAATGTTGCAAATCTTGAAGGAGCAGATTCAACTGAAAAAGATGATACTACAAAATATCCTGTTATAGATTTGATGGAAAATCAATTTGATGTTGAAAATATTGGTGGAACTTTAAGACTTGGGAATTATGATTGTAAACTTTTAAAAAATACTAAAGCTAGAGAACTTTATAATTCTGAAATTATTCAAGAAAGACATAGACATAGATATGAATTTAATAATAAATACAGAGAAGAACTAGAAAAGGCTGGGGTTATTTTCTCTGGGATAAATCCTGAACTTGATTTAGTAGAAATTATAGAATATACTGGCAGTGATTATTTTGTTGCTTGTCAATTCCATCCTGAATTCAAATCAAGACCAAATAAAGTCCATCCACTATTTGATGGTTTTATAAAGGCATCTATAAAAAATAAAAATGAATAG
- the rsmI gene encoding 16S rRNA (cytidine(1402)-2'-O)-methyltransferase has product MERISNIYFVPTPIGNMKDITLRALEVLEKSDIIYCEDTRNSLNLLKFHNINTKLVSYHKFNESERVEEIISNISDGKIVSVISDAGMPIINDPGFVILQEVIKRDISYEILPGACALINGICGSGFDSTSFVYMGFVPKTDSERKKYFQSFKNMKVTGIFYESPHRLLKTLKFLYSLFGNINVCVCRELTKLFEEYKRGCLEEIISYYSEKGVKGEIVLIIEKISEEKEDVDIKKEILKLKDDGYSNKDIVKILKNNFNISKNEAYELVLNLENEEGK; this is encoded by the coding sequence ATGGAGAGAATTTCTAATATTTATTTTGTTCCAACACCTATAGGTAATATGAAAGATATCACGCTTAGAGCGTTGGAAGTTTTAGAGAAAAGTGATATAATTTACTGTGAAGATACTAGAAACAGTCTAAACTTATTAAAATTTCATAATATAAATACTAAATTAGTTTCATATCATAAATTTAATGAGAGCGAGAGAGTTGAAGAAATAATAAGTAATATTTCAGATGGAAAAATTGTTTCTGTAATTTCCGATGCGGGAATGCCAATAATAAACGATCCCGGTTTTGTGATTTTACAGGAAGTTATAAAAAGAGATATATCTTATGAAATTTTACCCGGAGCATGTGCATTGATAAATGGAATTTGTGGTAGCGGATTTGATTCGACAAGTTTTGTATATATGGGATTTGTTCCTAAAACGGATTCGGAACGTAAAAAATATTTTCAAAGTTTTAAAAATATGAAAGTTACAGGAATATTCTATGAAAGTCCACATAGACTTTTAAAAACATTAAAATTTTTATATTCCTTATTTGGAAATATAAATGTCTGTGTGTGTAGAGAATTAACAAAGCTATTCGAAGAGTATAAAAGAGGATGTTTAGAAGAAATTATTTCATATTATTCTGAAAAAGGGGTAAAAGGAGAGATAGTCCTCATAATAGAAAAAATATCTGAAGAGAAAGAGGATGTTGATATTAAAAAAGAGATATTAAAATTAAAAGACGACGGATATAGCAATAAGGACATTGTAAAAATCTTAAAAAATAATTTTAATATTTCAAAAAATGAAGCGTACGAATTAGTATTGAATTTAGAAAATGAGGAGGGAAAATAA
- a CDS encoding tRNA1(Val) (adenine(37)-N6)-methyltransferase — translation MDKHYIPNTKGVIFANKNKFSFSIDSILLSYFSKVKKDKILIDIGAGTGIIGFRINFLNNLKTVYLIEIQNENAKLIEHSIIENKLNNVILLNKDLKECYNDFKNSSVDYIVSNPPYKKMNTGILNEDENFLISRYEYALKLEDILDFSYKKLKSSGKVFLIYSMERLVDVLSESRKFRLEPKRIQFISTNIYKKPHLFMVELVKNGNSNLFVEDNIYIYNKSGEYTDKIKEIYYGENF, via the coding sequence ATGGACAAACATTATATTCCTAACACCAAAGGTGTTATATTTGCAAATAAGAATAAATTTTCTTTCAGCATTGATTCAATTTTGTTATCCTATTTTTCAAAAGTTAAAAAAGATAAGATATTAATTGATATCGGAGCAGGAACCGGAATAATAGGTTTTAGAATTAATTTTCTAAATAATTTAAAAACTGTATATCTTATAGAAATACAAAATGAAAATGCAAAGCTTATTGAGCATAGTATTATTGAAAATAAACTGAATAATGTTATTCTTTTAAATAAAGATTTAAAAGAATGTTATAACGATTTTAAGAATTCATCAGTTGATTATATTGTCTCAAATCCTCCATATAAAAAAATGAATACAGGAATATTAAATGAAGATGAGAATTTTTTGATTTCAAGATATGAATATGCACTTAAACTTGAAGATATTTTAGATTTTTCATACAAAAAACTAAAATCTTCAGGAAAAGTTTTTTTGATTTACAGTATGGAACGTTTGGTTGATGTTTTAAGTGAATCTAGAAAATTTAGATTAGAGCCTAAAAGAATACAATTTATTTCTACAAATATATATAAAAAGCCACATCTATTTATGGTTGAACTGGTTAAAAATGGTAATAGCAATTTATTTGTTGAAGATAATATTTATATTTATAATAAAAGTGGCGAATATACTGATAAGATTAAGGAGATATATTATGGAGAGAATTTCTAA
- a CDS encoding ATP-dependent helicase: MKFTSQQVDAIKHFEGPALILAVPGSGKTTVLLNRILNLIKNHNIDPSEIISITFSKSQGIDMEKRFLAQNPEFRGKITFKTIHAFCYEIVRNYMKLKNIKKTLIEGNNEFNRILILKRVYYQKNYKKPSDEEINDFFSIYDYTKNKMYDFEGYIRKNHFISNRSLMLKLYNLYDEIKIQNNFMDFNDLLILANEYISTDKKLLKALKNRYKFFQIDEGQDTSTLQFEIIRKIVFPENNVFIVADDDQSIYSFRGASPENLLNFKNIYPNSKIFFMDKNFRSTKNIIKISNKIIQGNKIRYEKTSKHTTEESSQIMLFKVKNSIIQARELLKRISEINPNETIGILYRNNVSSLYVADILKNNDIDFFVKENKFDFYSNRILNDVKNILSFSEDTSDLEVFKRIYFKLNAYIKKDFITKLEYKPYNQCILESLLDLDELNDFYLNKFTSLRNNFKRLKRMKMEDKIDCILYEIGYGDYLDNFNDFSNLNYNLIFDLIKYLSKDLKTFGEFIEKLDKLKELLKNASSSKSNISISTIHSAKGLEYDNVFIIDLIDGEFPQKSVLNSFDEKLLEEERRLFYVAMTRARKRLFLFTIKERNNLPVESSIFYNELKNKY; encoded by the coding sequence ATGAAATTTACAAGTCAACAAGTTGATGCCATTAAACATTTTGAAGGTCCTGCTTTAATTTTAGCAGTTCCGGGTTCAGGCAAGACAACTGTATTATTAAATAGAATTTTAAATTTAATTAAAAATCATAATATAGATCCAAGTGAAATAATTTCGATAACTTTCAGCAAATCTCAAGGAATTGATATGGAAAAGAGATTTTTAGCTCAAAATCCTGAATTCAGAGGAAAAATTACTTTTAAAACTATTCACGCTTTTTGCTATGAGATAGTTAGAAATTATATGAAATTAAAAAACATCAAAAAAACTTTAATTGAAGGTAATAATGAATTCAATAGAATTTTAATTTTAAAAAGAGTGTATTATCAAAAAAATTACAAAAAACCATCTGACGAAGAAATAAATGACTTCTTTTCAATTTATGACTATACAAAAAATAAGATGTATGATTTTGAAGGCTATATAAGAAAAAATCATTTTATTTCAAATCGTTCTTTGATGTTAAAACTGTATAATTTGTATGATGAAATAAAAATTCAAAATAATTTTATGGATTTTAATGATTTGCTCATTTTGGCTAATGAATATATTTCAACAGATAAAAAACTTTTAAAAGCTTTAAAAAATAGATATAAATTTTTTCAAATTGATGAAGGTCAAGATACCTCAACATTACAATTTGAAATCATCAGAAAGATTGTATTTCCTGAAAATAATGTCTTTATAGTAGCAGATGATGATCAGTCAATTTATAGTTTTAGAGGTGCAAGTCCTGAAAACTTATTAAATTTTAAAAATATTTATCCGAATTCAAAAATATTTTTTATGGATAAAAATTTTCGCTCCACTAAAAATATAATAAAAATAAGCAATAAAATAATTCAAGGAAATAAAATTAGATATGAAAAAACTTCTAAACATACAACTGAAGAAAGTTCACAAATAATGCTATTTAAAGTCAAAAATTCGATTATTCAAGCCAGAGAATTGCTAAAAAGAATTTCTGAAATAAATCCTAATGAAACAATTGGAATTTTGTATCGAAACAATGTATCTTCTCTATATGTAGCGGACATATTAAAAAATAATGATATTGATTTTTTTGTAAAAGAAAATAAATTCGACTTTTATTCAAACAGAATATTAAATGATGTAAAAAATATACTTTCGTTTTCTGAAGATACTTCTGACTTGGAAGTTTTTAAAAGAATTTATTTTAAACTTAATGCCTATATAAAAAAGGACTTCATCACTAAATTGGAATACAAACCATATAATCAATGTATTTTGGAAAGTTTGTTAGACTTGGATGAATTAAACGATTTTTATCTAAACAAATTTACATCTTTAAGAAATAATTTTAAAAGATTAAAAAGAATGAAAATGGAAGATAAAATTGATTGTATTCTCTATGAGATAGGATACGGAGATTACTTAGATAATTTCAACGATTTTTCCAATCTAAACTACAATCTTATTTTCGACTTGATAAAATATTTATCTAAAGATTTAAAAACTTTTGGTGAATTTATAGAAAAACTAGATAAATTAAAAGAATTGCTGAAAAATGCATCAAGTTCAAAATCTAATATTTCAATTTCAACAATACATTCTGCAAAAGGTTTAGAATATGATAATGTATTTATTATTGATTTAATTGATGGAGAATTTCCACAAAAGAGTGTGTTAAACTCTTTTGACGAAAAATTATTAGAAGAAGAGAGAAGATTATTCTATGTTGCAATGACAAGAGCGAGAAAAAGATTATTTCTGTTTACTATAAAAGAAAGAAACAACTTACCTGTTGAATCTTCAATTTTCTACAATGAATTAAAAAACAAATATTAA
- the dusB gene encoding tRNA dihydrouridine synthase DusB — MLGGDVFLAPLAGVSDVAFRILASEMGAGLTFTEMVSIKGLYYDNDKTSIITYIDKREGPVGLQVFGSDENIMAEIIQNRFNKRDDIYQLDLNLGCPAPKIVKNHEGSYLMKDPKKVKTIVSAMVKNSKVPVSVKIRLGFDENNKNFLEVADAIVEAGAYMITLHARTREMFYSGKADWNAIKTLKNHVPIKVVGNGDVCSVEDYVRMKEETGADAVAIGRHALGNPFIFKQIKDYNLTKKYSSPTLEEVIDTIKRHYKLELEFKPERIAIREMRKNILWYLKGFKDSNKVKNTINTLTDIDEIFDVLNEYKNNFN, encoded by the coding sequence ATGCTGGGCGGAGATGTTTTTTTAGCTCCACTTGCAGGTGTTAGCGATGTTGCTTTTAGAATTTTAGCAAGCGAAATGGGAGCGGGTTTAACTTTTACTGAGATGGTTTCTATAAAGGGATTATATTATGATAACGACAAAACTTCAATTATAACTTATATTGACAAAAGAGAAGGACCAGTTGGATTACAAGTTTTCGGAAGCGATGAAAATATTATGGCAGAAATAATCCAAAATAGATTTAATAAAAGAGATGATATTTATCAACTTGATTTGAATTTGGGCTGTCCTGCTCCAAAAATTGTAAAAAATCACGAAGGCAGTTATTTAATGAAAGATCCTAAAAAAGTTAAAACTATAGTTTCAGCTATGGTAAAAAATTCTAAAGTTCCTGTAAGTGTAAAAATCAGATTGGGTTTTGACGAAAACAATAAAAACTTTTTGGAAGTTGCAGATGCCATTGTTGAAGCAGGAGCATATATGATTACATTACATGCCAGAACAAGAGAAATGTTTTACTCAGGAAAGGCTGATTGGAATGCTATAAAAACTTTGAAAAATCATGTTCCTATAAAAGTAGTTGGAAATGGAGATGTTTGTAGCGTTGAAGATTATGTAAGAATGAAAGAAGAAACCGGAGCTGATGCAGTTGCAATCGGACGTCATGCTCTTGGAAATCCATTTATTTTTAAACAAATTAAAGATTATAATTTAACAAAAAAATACTCTTCTCCAACTTTGGAAGAGGTTATTGATACTATAAAAAGGCATTATAAACTGGAATTGGAATTTAAACCGGAAAGAATAGCAATAAGAGAAATGAGAAAAAATATTTTGTGGTATTTGAAAGGTTTTAAAGATTCAAACAAGGTGAAAAATACTATAAATACTTTAACTGATATTGATGAAATTTTTGATGTATTAAATGAATATAAAAATAATTTTAATTAA
- a CDS encoding flavocytochrome c, with product MKKLFRVLSFLLILVLFLTSCKSAVNGTYEGKARGHNGDIVIDVSFENNKIKKVSLKESVETEDVGKLAIEKLIEKVNSGDLNLDEITGATYSSKAFINALADAINKAGLDYKKILKNNPTTNEKFETKEINVDVVVVGSGGAGLISAIKAKESGANVVILEKLPIIGGNTLISGAEYAAPMNWLQEKENIKDSIDLFKKDVEKAGGDKELIDVLANNALDGAKWLRDDVNVEWTDELMFFGGHSVKRSLIPKGQSGKELINKLQAKAEELGIEILTETNAYELITKDNTVTGVKAKIKTGELIVNAKSVVLTTGGFGANKKMLYDNDKEIDDKILSTNSAGSTGDGIKMAQAIGADVVDLDKIQLYPVCDVETGKLLYTGDTRLVGGAILVNKEGKRFVEELGTRREISMGIKAQTDSVAYQIWDEESMKKSNILPTHEVEYNNLIEGKKLCKVNSIDEMADFFGIDKENLKATINKFNEDSKNGKDTLFNLRRLGFKVDKAPFYCLKAVPAVHHTMGGLKINKDANVLDKNGNIIKGLYAAGETTGGIHGNNRLGSVSITDITVFGIIAGTNAAKNK from the coding sequence ATGAAAAAATTATTTAGAGTTTTATCATTTTTACTTATTTTGGTATTGTTTTTAACTTCTTGTAAATCTGCAGTTAATGGAACTTACGAGGGAAAAGCTAGAGGGCATAACGGAGATATTGTTATTGATGTAAGTTTCGAAAATAATAAAATAAAAAAAGTATCATTAAAAGAGAGTGTTGAAACGGAGGATGTAGGGAAACTTGCTATTGAAAAATTGATTGAAAAAGTTAATTCAGGAGATCTAAATTTAGATGAAATAACAGGTGCAACTTATTCTTCAAAGGCTTTCATAAATGCCCTTGCTGATGCGATTAATAAAGCAGGACTTGACTATAAAAAAATTCTTAAAAACAATCCTACTACGAATGAAAAATTTGAAACTAAAGAAATAAATGTTGATGTAGTTGTTGTTGGTTCAGGAGGGGCAGGATTAATATCTGCAATTAAAGCCAAAGAATCTGGAGCTAATGTCGTAATTTTAGAAAAGTTACCAATAATCGGTGGAAATACTTTAATTTCAGGTGCTGAATATGCAGCTCCAATGAATTGGTTACAAGAAAAGGAAAATATAAAGGACAGTATAGACTTATTTAAAAAAGATGTTGAAAAAGCTGGAGGAGATAAAGAACTTATAGATGTTTTAGCTAATAATGCACTTGATGGTGCAAAATGGTTAAGAGATGATGTTAATGTTGAGTGGACAGATGAACTTATGTTTTTTGGAGGTCATTCAGTTAAGAGGTCTTTAATTCCTAAAGGTCAATCTGGAAAAGAATTGATAAACAAATTGCAAGCTAAAGCTGAGGAACTGGGAATAGAAATTTTAACGGAGACTAATGCCTATGAACTTATCACAAAAGACAATACAGTTACAGGAGTTAAAGCTAAAATAAAAACTGGGGAATTGATAGTTAATGCGAAATCCGTTGTTTTAACAACAGGTGGTTTTGGAGCAAACAAAAAAATGCTTTATGATAATGATAAAGAAATTGATGATAAAATTCTTTCAACAAATTCTGCAGGTTCAACAGGTGATGGAATAAAAATGGCACAAGCTATTGGAGCTGATGTTGTAGATTTAGATAAAATTCAGTTATATCCTGTTTGTGATGTTGAGACAGGTAAACTTTTATATACCGGAGACACAAGACTTGTTGGTGGAGCAATACTCGTAAACAAAGAAGGAAAAAGATTTGTTGAAGAGTTGGGTACTAGAAGAGAAATTTCAATGGGAATTAAGGCTCAAACAGATAGTGTTGCATATCAAATTTGGGACGAAGAGTCAATGAAAAAATCAAATATTTTGCCTACTCATGAAGTTGAATATAATAATTTGATAGAAGGTAAAAAACTTTGTAAAGTAAATTCAATTGATGAAATGGCAGACTTTTTCGGAATAGATAAGGAAAATTTAAAAGCAACAATAAATAAATTTAATGAAGATTCAAAAAATGGAAAAGATACATTATTCAATCTTAGAAGATTAGGTTTTAAAGTAGATAAAGCACCTTTTTACTGTTTAAAAGCCGTTCCTGCAGTTCATCACACAATGGGTGGTCTTAAGATAAATAAAGATGCAAATGTATTGGATAAAAATGGAAATATTATAAAAGGATTATACGCTGCAGGAGAAACTACGGGTGGAATTCATGGTAATAATAGACTAGGCTCAGTTTCAATTACTGATATAACAGTTTTTGGAATTATAGCAGGAACTAATGCAGCGAAAAACAAATAA